The DNA window CTAAACCTCACCTAGACTTAGTATCTAACCCAACTGCCGTTTCAGCCTTTCCCAGGAATGGAATTTTAAACCAATCAGTGTGGCATTTCCTTGTCAGCACTAATGAGGCAATCTGCATGATAAgactccctgcccttccctctaAGAAAAGGTTACTCAGCCTGAAGCAATCcttttttgattgttttgttttttgctaataACCTCCTTGTCCCACCTTATATCTAGAAAAGCCTTCCAATTTGCAAAACTCCTCGGAGCACCTGTTTACTAGGTGGGTTGCTGCCAGAATCATAAATCATTGGATAAAGCCGATTGGATTTTCAAATTTACTCAGCTGAATTTTGTTTAACTAATACATGTTCTCTTTTCATTGGACTTAAAGGTACTGTTTATAAGCTGCAGTGTCTTATTCATGCAACAATCTATATTGCCATGGAAAGAAATGAGTGAAACAAGGGAATATTATCTATCAaatttaaagacaagaaaaagtgtcaagaataataacatttaaaagcaACAATTACCTTCTATAACCAAACTGACAATGGTATTAGAGTACATGTCATGAATTTGACAATTTGAGACTATAATAAGGTAAGTTCAAATCAATTAGCTTCATAAAATCAACTTTTCTTGATAATTGcaagaaaagtaaaacatttaaagggagcaatatagaaaaacaatttttaacgGGGAATATCAATCTTTAACAGGGGAATATCATTTGACAAGCTGAAAGATATAATTTGagaaaaagagtttgaaaaagttttaagtttgCCTTATGTAGTTCTGATTCTACtgtttagcaaacatttatggtGGATTTCCTGAAGTcagtttacaaaaacaaaaaagaaaattggggctttgaaattcttttagatttgaaattcttttagaaatattataacaaaaacagaagagaCTTTATCAAGACACTGAATGAACTAAAGCCAATTTCGATCTAAAATCCTAAATCGAACTCATCCAATGTTGCCTCTTAAGGTttgtaaaatttttcaaaagtaattttaaagcattttttgcAATAGAAATTTGTTTAACACTATATGAGAATATATAGTCCTGATTAATAACAActtaacataaataaaatcaactaTGCCATAGTAAtcattttttttgaagaaaatacaaaataatcttTACAGGTAGTTAAACATGACATTTAAATTAGTTCATGATCTATAACTGACAACTCACAATAAAATACTCTTGGATTGGACCACATCTTAATTCTTGAGTTTTCAGTGTGTTTTTACTACAAGGGAGCTTTACTTAAAGTTCTATTAAAAAGGAAATGCTAACTATAAATTCAATATTTGATGTCATTTATATTACTTAGTTGTAATTGGAATGTGGGTAATTATGAATTTACAGCTGACCCGTGAACAATTTGGGGGTTAGGGATGCCGACCCTCTGAACAATAGAAAATCTCATATAACTTATTATCGTCAGCCCTTGGTATCCAGGGTTCCTCCTTAtcttcagattcaaccaacttGGGTCATatttactatggaaaaaaaatcagtgtatacATGGACCTATGCAGTtgaaacccgtgttgttcaagtgtcaactgtatCTTCTGTTATCAAATTAGTTcttcttccccacagattaaATGTCCCTGAAGGGCAGTCACGTGCCAGGGGCGGGGCGCGGTGGCAGCGAGTCCCCCGGTAGCCGGTAGCTGACGTCACGGCGGCGCTGGGGTCAGTTGACTGCCCGGCCGCCTCCGCCTCCACAGCCGCTGCAGCCCCTGAGACTCGGCCGGACCGCTGTCGCTGCCGCCATGGCTCAGTACAAGGGTGCCGCGAGTGAGGCGGGCCGCGCCATGCACCTGATGAAGAAGCGGGAGAAGCAGCACGAGCAGATGGAGCAGATGAAGCAGAGGATCGCGGAGGAGAACATAATGAAATCCAACATTGACAAGAAGTTCTCTGTGCACTACGATGCCGTGGAGGCGGAGCTCAAGTCCAGCACCGTGGGTCTTGTGACCCTGAACGACATGAAAGCTAAGCAGGAGGCCCTGGTGAAGGAGCGGGAGAAGCAGCTGGCCAAGAAGGAGAAGTCGAAAGAGCTGCAGCTGAAGCTGGAGAAGCTGCGAGAGAAGGAGCGCAAGAAGGAGGCCAAGCGGAAGATCTCCAGCCTGTCCTTCACCCTGGAGGAAGAGGATGAGGCAGACAACGACGAGGAgctgaagagggaagagatcacaaagaagaggaaactggggAAGAACCCAGATGTGGACACGAGCTTCTTGCCTGACCGAGaccgggaggaggaggagaatcgGCTCCGGGAGGAGCTACGGCAGGAGTGGGAAGCCAAGCAGGAAGAGATCAAGAGCGAGGAGATCGAGATCACCTTCAGTTACTGGGATGGCTCTGGGCACCGGCGTACAGTCAAGATGAAAAAGGGCAACACTATGCAGCAGTTCCTGGAGAAGGCCCTCGAGATCCTGCGCAAAGACTTCAGCGAGCTAAGGTCGGCAGGGGTGGATAAGCTCATGTACATCAAGGAGGACCTAATCATACCCCACCACCACAGCTTCTACGACTTCATCGTCACCAAGGCGCGAGGGAAGAGCGGGCCCCTCTTCAATTTCGACGTTCACGATGACGTGCGGCTGCTCAGCGACGCCACCGTGGAGAAGGACGAGTCGCATGCGGGCAAGGTGGTGCTGCGGAGCTGGTACGAGAAGAACAAGCACATCTTCCCCGCCAGCCGCTGGGAGCCCTACGACCCTGAGAAGAAGTGGGACAAGTACACGATCCGGTGATGTGGCAGCAGCGCGGCCCCAGCCCCTCCGGCTCCCTGCGGCCCCAGATTCTGGGCTCCCGGCTCCCGTCTCCCCGCTCCCGAGACGTGGTGGGGCCTgctcagcccctgcccctggcGCTATTGTTTACCGCTTTTCTCTTTTATGACAGAGATATACGCGTCAGAGCTGGAGCACCTGTTGTgcgttttttttatttttatttttttttataaatttatttatttttggctgcattgggtctttgctgctgcacatgggctttccctagttgcggcgagcaggggctactcttccttgcggtgtgcaggcttctcattgtggtggcttctcttgttgtggagcacaggctctaggcacatgggctcagtagttgtggctcactggctatagagcgcaggctcagtagctgtggcgcaggggcttagttactccgtggcatgtgggatcttcctggaccagggctcgaacccgtgtctcctgcattgccaggcggaatcttaaccaccgtgccaccagggaagccctgtgcgttttattttaaagatttttttttttttattgagctaaaATTCACCATTGTGACTATTTGAAAGTGTACCATCCAGGGGTATTTAGTACATTCATAGTGTTGTGAATCACCCCGAAAGGAGACCCCACGTCCATTAGCAGCTGCCCCCCAGCCCCTCGCACCCCCTAGTTTGTctgtatggatttgcctgttctggaagtttcacataaatggaattatacaataaaaaaaaaaaaatgtccctgaAGGACATCTTGAAAGAAGAATAATGAGAAAGATGACACAGGACCGATTTAAATGAAAGCTAGATAACAGCAGCCccttggaaacaatccaaataacTTGGTCTGGGAATAACTTGGATTCTCACATAAAGTATAAAATTGAGAGAGGCGGTATGACTAGGAAGCAGCTATCTGGCAGCCCTAACATTTCATACACTTTCAAAATGAAGAAACCACCAAGTTTCTTCTTCCATTTGAGAAATCAGTGTTTGGCTATCAGTTGGGCCCAGAATAAACTCTCAAAAAGACTGGGGTTGACTTCCATTTTTAGCAATATGTCAGACTAGTCCTAAGAAATCTTCTGGTACACAATACCTAAGAAGAGTGCACATGTGGTGACCTAGACgggtggggtggggcggtggggagggaggtgtcagagggaggggatatatgtatacatatagctgattcacttcgttgtacagcagaaactaacacaacattgtaaagcaattataccccaatttaaaaagcaaacaaaccaaaaacccttaaaaatattcactgaTGAGCTGGCAGAAAAATAAGGGCAATTCTTTGAAGCCAGAATTGTCAACAAAGTACAAACACATAAAGCCCTGAAGCACTAGAAATGGCATTCCCAAGGATTTGATTTTAACTGACCATAAGCCTGACTTAAGGCGAgcataaaaaaaaagtttaggtcCCCTGAAAGTTGGGAAGTCAGAATGGAGACCTCCACCTAATGCTGGACACCAGAAAAGCATTCAACTTTGCTGGATGTGACAGAAACAGTATTATATGTTGATCATAATCCTTTCTCTTCCTGGGCACAGGGGAAGGCCCGTTTTCCACCCTCCCCTGCAGTTTTTTGGGGACTGTGTGACAGCATTCTGGCCAGTAGGATGCGGGTGGAAATGATGTTCTCTATTTCCAGACCTGGCCCTCTAGAGGTAATGTATTCCACACAGTACAGTTTAAAAATGTGAGAGGACAGGCCACTCCACATCAGACTTGGCATGAGGAAAATAAACCTTCATTCTCTTAAAGCCACTGAAATTTGGGAGTTTACTTTCAACTACATTTAGTCTAAtaattttgattattaaaataattg is part of the Phocoena sinus isolate mPhoSin1 chromosome 10, mPhoSin1.pri, whole genome shotgun sequence genome and encodes:
- the LOC116760597 gene encoding protein FAM50A-like codes for the protein MAQYKGAASEAGRAMHLMKKREKQHEQMEQMKQRIAEENIMKSNIDKKFSVHYDAVEAELKSSTVGLVTLNDMKAKQEALVKEREKQLAKKEKSKELQLKLEKLREKERKKEAKRKISSLSFTLEEEDEADNDEELKREEITKKRKLGKNPDVDTSFLPDRDREEEENRLREELRQEWEAKQEEIKSEEIEITFSYWDGSGHRRTVKMKKGNTMQQFLEKALEILRKDFSELRSAGVDKLMYIKEDLIIPHHHSFYDFIVTKARGKSGPLFNFDVHDDVRLLSDATVEKDESHAGKVVLRSWYEKNKHIFPASRWEPYDPEKKWDKYTIR